One part of the Gemmatimonadota bacterium genome encodes these proteins:
- a CDS encoding prolyl oligopeptidase family serine peptidase, producing the protein MNYLLYLPSAYVTNEEEWPLLLFLHGAGERGDDLELVKIHGPPKMIAQGRDFPFVVISPQCPEGVWWSIETLHALINEVIETHRIDTSRIYVTGLSMGGYGSWGLAYTYPDLFAAAVPICGGGEPEKAPLMKEIPTWVFHGAKDTAVPLQRSQEMVDALEEAGGDVRFTIYPEAGHVEAWENAYGDPELWEWLAKQRQKD; encoded by the coding sequence ATGAATTACCTCCTGTATTTACCATCGGCCTACGTAACGAACGAAGAGGAATGGCCGTTGCTCCTTTTCCTGCACGGTGCCGGCGAGCGAGGAGACGATCTTGAGCTAGTAAAGATTCACGGTCCACCGAAAATGATCGCGCAAGGGAGGGATTTCCCATTCGTGGTCATTTCGCCGCAGTGTCCTGAGGGTGTGTGGTGGTCCATAGAAACGCTCCATGCGCTGATCAATGAAGTCATCGAAACCCATCGCATCGATACGTCCCGGATCTACGTGACTGGTCTGAGTATGGGTGGATACGGGTCATGGGGACTGGCATACACCTATCCGGACCTGTTCGCCGCAGCCGTTCCCATCTGTGGGGGCGGGGAGCCCGAGAAAGCGCCGCTGATGAAGGAGATTCCGACCTGGGTCTTTCATGGCGCGAAAGATACGGCCGTGCCGCTCCAGCGATCCCAGGAGATGGTTGATGCGCTCGAGGAAGCCGGAGGCGACGTCCGCTTTACCATATATCCTGAAGCAGGCCACGTGGAGGCATGGGAAAATGCGTACGGCGATCCAGAACTGTGGGAATGGTTGGCAAAACAGCGACAGAAGGATTAA
- a CDS encoding HigA family addiction module antitoxin: MGKTRVESLKRDWISPPGSTIADLLEERNWTQAELADRLGVSRKHVNELITGKATISDANAIKLARVLGSTVGFWLNREAGYRAALADQQAIEQLRDDVSWLDELPISHMRKAGWIGTYRDKAQTVSDCLRFFGVGSVDAWRNWSAGLGQTAYRMSDSATKAFGSIATWLRNGEIQASSLECNDFSREVFNTNLESLRALTLEPDPDVFVPRMQKLCADAGIAVVFAPTPKGCPASGATRWLAPNKALLMLNLRYKTNDHLWFTFFHEAAHILLHRKKLMFLELNQNGDGKEEAEANRFAADLLIPPRYYDLLRTLASSRAEVSQFAREVGIPPGIVVGRLQHDGIITHRQLNGLKVRYDWA, translated from the coding sequence ATGGGCAAAACAAGGGTAGAATCCTTAAAGCGAGACTGGATCTCGCCACCCGGAAGCACCATAGCGGATCTGCTTGAAGAGCGCAACTGGACGCAAGCCGAGTTGGCAGACCGACTGGGTGTGTCGCGCAAGCATGTGAATGAACTGATAACCGGAAAGGCTACGATCTCGGATGCAAACGCCATAAAACTGGCACGAGTACTGGGCAGTACAGTCGGTTTCTGGTTGAATCGTGAGGCTGGATACCGGGCGGCTCTTGCCGATCAGCAAGCGATCGAGCAACTGCGTGATGACGTGAGTTGGTTGGACGAGCTGCCCATTTCACATATGCGCAAGGCGGGATGGATAGGAACCTATCGAGATAAAGCACAGACCGTGTCCGATTGTTTGCGGTTTTTTGGTGTGGGATCGGTCGATGCGTGGCGAAACTGGTCGGCTGGCCTGGGACAAACAGCCTATCGCATGTCGGATAGCGCCACTAAAGCTTTCGGTTCTATCGCAACCTGGCTGCGCAACGGAGAAATCCAGGCGTCCTCATTGGAATGCAATGATTTCTCAAGGGAAGTCTTCAATACAAATCTGGAATCACTTCGCGCTCTTACGCTCGAACCGGACCCCGATGTCTTTGTGCCACGTATGCAGAAACTGTGCGCCGATGCCGGAATTGCAGTGGTGTTTGCGCCCACACCCAAGGGATGTCCCGCCAGCGGCGCAACACGCTGGCTCGCTCCGAACAAAGCGCTGTTAATGTTAAACTTACGATACAAAACCAATGACCATCTCTGGTTCACCTTCTTTCACGAAGCAGCCCATATCCTGCTGCATCGCAAGAAACTGATGTTCCTGGAGTTAAATCAAAACGGAGACGGAAAGGAAGAAGCGGAGGCGAATCGGTTTGCCGCGGATCTATTGATTCCACCGCGGTATTACGACCTACTCAGAACCCTCGCCAGTTCGAGGGCAGAGGTCAGCCAATTCGCCAGGGAGGTCGGAATACCACCGGGTATTGTCGTCGGACGGTTGCAGCACGACGGAATCATTACCCACAGGCAATTGAACGGTTTGAAGGTCAGATACGACTGGGCGTGA
- a CDS encoding killer suppression protein HigA → MEITFANRELEKLCNRSNYAKRKLGDQGARKLQSRLADIEAVHDVTELIAGSPHPLKGDREGDFSLRLHGAQRLVFRPEHNPLPRLEDRGIDWGNVTAVRIVEIGDYHST, encoded by the coding sequence ATGGAGATAACATTCGCGAACAGGGAACTGGAGAAACTGTGCAACAGGTCAAACTATGCGAAACGGAAACTAGGTGATCAAGGAGCCAGAAAACTTCAGTCTCGACTCGCGGATATTGAAGCCGTGCACGATGTGACCGAACTGATCGCGGGCTCACCGCATCCCTTGAAAGGAGACCGGGAGGGTGATTTCTCTCTCAGGCTGCATGGAGCCCAGAGACTGGTGTTCCGACCGGAACACAATCCGCTTCCGAGGCTTGAGGATCGGGGGATCGACTGGGGTAACGTAACAGCGGTTCGAATCGTTGAGATCGGCGACTATCACAGTACCTGA